In one Budorcas taxicolor isolate Tak-1 unplaced genomic scaffold, Takin1.1 scaffold3320, whole genome shotgun sequence genomic region, the following are encoded:
- the LOC128071305 gene encoding uncharacterized protein LOC128071305, translating to MADWAGLQHDLVIEIAERVPSMESYNSLGAVCKSWRDAATKGHLNQKAFEGPWLMHAEKGEEKGSSPEQQQQEGMREFSSVSLGGKTRKIFLPEASKKRCLSCRDWLLVVAEDEIQACLLHPLSRVQINLPKLNNLPHYDSMISYNLHFVEKVVLSADPSSTSDFIVIVIWGRRNRLGLCKPGDTSWTAMDEWLDPFFDIVYCNNKLYALDWDSRVVTCDVDGQKFHQVFALPPQLIPKKYLVEFWEKFLIVYRHIDIQEDFYKTEGFTVFEVNIEDGTSVEVKDLGNKALFLGYNSSFSIECSDFNNCKPNCIYFTDDSMDIYLSFEEGGGKDMGIL from the coding sequence ATGGCAGATTGGGCAGGGCTTCAGCATGATCTTGTAATTGAGATTGCTGAACGGGTTCCTTCCATGGAGAGCTACAACTCTTTAGGTGCTGTATGCAAATCATGGCGAGATGCTGCTACAAAAGGCCATCTCAACCAAAAAGCTTTCGAGGGGCCGTGGCTTATGCACgcagagaaaggagaagagaaagggtcTTCACCagagcagcaacagcaggagGGAATGCGCGAATTTTCCAGCGTCTCATTAGGCGGCAAGACTCGTAAGATTTTCTTACCTGAAGCTAGCAAAAAACGTTGCTTATCATGCAGAGATTGGCTACTTGTAGTCGCCGAAGATGAAATCCAAGCATGTCTTTTGCATCCATTGTCGCGTGTTCAAATCAATCTCCCTAAACTTAATAATTTACCGCATTATGATAGTATGATCAGTTACAACTTGCATTTTGTCGAAAAGGTGGTTTTATCTGCAGATCCAAGTTCAACCTCTGACTTTATTGTCATAGTCATATGGGGTCGTCGTAACAGGTTGGGGCTTTGCAAGCCAGGAGATACCTCCTGGACTGCCATGGATGAGTGGCTTGATCCATTTTTTGATATAGTCTATTGCAATAACAAGTTGTACGCATTGGATTGGGACAGCAGAGTTGTAACATGTGATGTTGATGGACAAAAGTTTCACCAAGTCTTTGCTCTGCCACCACAACTTATTCCAAAGAAGTACTTGGTTGAGTTTTGGGAGAAATTTCTTATTGTTTACAGACATATAGATATACAAGAAGATTTCTATAAAACTGAAGGATTTACGGTTTTTGAGGTAAACATAGAAGATGGTACGTCAGTGGAAGTTAAGGATTTGGGGAATAAAGCTCTATTCTTGGGCTATAACTCTTCGTTTTCCATCGAGTGTTCTGACTTTAATAATTGTAAGCCTAATTGCATATACTTCACGGATGATAGCATGGATATATACTTATCTTTTGAGGAGGGTGGTGGCAAAGATATGGGCATCTTATAA